AGGTCAGAACGTATCAGTCTTTCATGTCCACGAACACATGGGGTCAAATGTGCCTTGGTTCAGCCAGACTGATCTATTGAGTGCTGACGAATTTGTCCCAGACATATTCAACACCGCACCCGCAATGCCTCATGGCATTCTGGTACTCAACGAACGACATGCTTCAGGAAAAGTTTGGACTACCAAAGCAGAATCGCAGCCAATAGAAACCGTTATTAGTGTTGGTTCGCCAACAAAATACTCTAATTACCATGAACGAACGTTATTCTAGACAAAGCTTCTTAGGTGAGGACAGCGACTCACTTTTCGCCCGCTTGAACGTCGCTATTGTTGGTCTTGGCGGCGGCGGTTCACATGTGGCACAACAACTAGTTCATTTGGGTGTGAAAAATTTCATCCTAGTTGATCACGATTCGATTGAGGAAAGCAATCTGAATCGGTTAGTTGGCGGTACAGCGGAAGATGTACGAGCAGAGAGAAATAAGGTGGATATTCTTGCTCGAGTGATACGTAGCGTCAATGAAGATGCCGATGTCTCAGTTCAATCGCAAAAATGGCAAAACGCTGCTAACCTATTGCGCGAGTGTGACTGCATATTCGGTTGCGTTGATTCGCTAGACGAGAGGCGACAGCTCGAAAATTTTGCTCGTCGCTTTATGATCCCTTACATTGACATCGGTATTGATGTAAGTAATACAGATGGACGTACTTACATAACTGGTCAGGTTGCAAAATCGATCCCATCGAAACCTTGTCTTTGGTGCCTCAACATATTGAACGAACAAAATGTAAACAAAGAAGTGCAAGAGTACGGTGCTGCTGGGGGACAACCTCAAGTGGTGTGGGCGAACGGTATTGTTGCGTCGGCTGCAGTGGGAATGTTTGTCGAACTGTTTACACCTTGGAACCCTGATCAAAACCAAGTGCTTTGCCTAGACTACGATGGTAATAAACACACATTGGAAGTGAGTAACCGCATGCTCTTTCCAAGTGTGCAAGAGGGTATTTGCGAGCACTACCCAAAGGAATTAGTGGGTGACCCTTTCTTTAAAATTAATAAGATTGTGAACCATGGATGATTTAGCATTTAAGTACCCGAGAAGAATTCTGCAAGCACTACTGGTTGGTGCGATGGTGATTGCTATTGGCTGGGGTGTTATTACTTGGAACTCGCAAAATGCGATCAATCTCTGGACTAAGGAAGTAACGTTTATTACTCAACCGATCTTTAACTACTTCACAAACAAGATGGAACGTAGGGTGGAACGAGCTATGGAGCCGGTGACGGAGCAGCTCGAAGCGTCTGGTAACTCCGCTTCGCAAGACCAGTAAACTAAGCTAAAGTGCTGACTAATAGCCCTATTTGAGCTATTATGTCCGTTACAACCAAATACGGTAGACCTAACCCATTGGCAACCCCAATGGTATGGTCGAAAATCCCAAAGCACATAAAGAACCCGTCATCAGGGCTCGTGCTTTGGGTTATAGGGGGAAACTCCTATAGGAGCTTCGGCTCTCCTGGTGGCGGGCTTTTTGTACCTCACCAATTTATAAACCCAAAGCACAATTTATATGGAATCATTTAAACTATCGTCTTCAGAAAACGAAGACAAGAACGAGGAAGGAAGTTCATCTGTAGCGAAGGTACTTCTCAGCCTCATTATTATGGGAGCAGGAGGTTGGTTCTTCTTCGGCGGAGGACTCGAACAACAAGCAGCTAATGACCTCGACAAAATCGAAGACCAGGTCGCTGCTGATTCAGTCCGACAATACAACCTCGCTAAGCAAGGTGGTGACGCAATTGAAATCTGCGTACAAGCAGGAATGGTCACAGCTGCGTATCTCCAAGCCGAAGACCAACCAAACTACCTAAAGTGGAAAGACATCGAGAAAGCAGACTGTGCTAGAGCAGGGATGTAAAAAATAAACCACTGACGGGCAGTGGTTTATTTTTATCTTTCCCAATCATCAGGATGACCCCCATTTTCAATGAACTCTCGATATCGTTCAAGACGAGCAATAGTTGGAATGGAAGCAATAGTGATTGGTGGTGTCATCTCTTCCAAGCGGTACGGCGAAGTAGTCTTCTTCGGATGATAGTCATCGTGACAGTTACTCAACTGAAACTTAATCGCTGGAAAGTAGCCTTCACTGATACTACGCATAAGCTGGTTGTGCGCCAAGTCATTTACATAACTCTTGCCGTCACTGATTGCCTTATCCGCCTGTACCGCAAAATCTTCATCCTCCTTCACCCAGCGATAGTACGTCTCACGGCTCAAGCCAGCCTTCTTGCAAGCAAAGCTCACGTTACCCGATTCACACAGAGACTGGAGTACTTTCTCTTGCTGTTTCAGAATCCGCTCCTGTATCCGCTTCTCGCGCTTGTCCATTACCAGTAAGTTTTAGCCAGCGAACAACGATAGTCTCGCAGTATTCTGGGTCCATCTCGACCGTAATACACTTACGCTTCGTATGCTCGCAGGCAATCAAGGTTGAGCCACTGCCACCAAACGGGTCATAGACGGTGTCACCAACCTTCGTGCTGTTAAGAATCAGTCTGCGGAGTAATCCGACTGGTTTCATCGTCGGGTGGAGCTTGCTTTGCGACGGTTTCGGGTAGAACGCAACTGACTTGTCTTTGCCACGCTTGAAGTCGTGCGTACCTTTCCAACCGTAGAGAATGAGTTCGTGTTGCGGTAGGTAGTCGAGTCGTCCCACGATTGCTCGATCCTTCACCCAGACGATAAGTTGGGCAATTTTCATGCCTGCCTCAAGACAGGCCTGACGGAGAGCGAAGATCATCTTGTCGGAGTTGAAGATGTAGATGCTGTTTTTCTTGGACAGCTTTGAGAGTGCTGGAGAAAGCCAGCTCTTAGTGAATTCAACGTACTGTTGGTCGGACATAAATCCGTCATTGGAGATGTCTTTATCCTTGGCAATCTTGCCAATGCCACGCTTGCTTTCAGCGTAATCGACACCGTACGGCGGGTCAGTTAGAAGGAGGTCGATGTTCCCGTAGACAGAGAGGTCTACCTTGGAGGAATCACCGCAGATGAGAACGTGCTCACCAAGACAGATGA
Above is a genomic segment from Candidatus Nomurabacteria bacterium containing:
- a CDS encoding site-specific DNA-methyltransferase — translated: MKNSPVPKLPRSIKTGDIICLGEHVLICGDSSKVDLSVYGNIDLLLTDPPYGVDYAESKRGIGKIAKDKDISNDGFMSDQQYVEFTKSWLSPALSKLSKKNSIYIFNSDKMIFALRQACLEAGMKIAQLIVWVKDRAIVGRLDYLPQHELILYGWKGTHDFKRGKDKSVAFYPKPSQSKLHPTMKPVGLLRRLILNSTKVGDTVYDPFGGSGSTLIACEHTKRKCITVEMDPEYCETIVVRWLKLTGNGQAREADTGADSETARESTPVSV
- a CDS encoding ThiF family adenylyltransferase: MNERYSRQSFLGEDSDSLFARLNVAIVGLGGGGSHVAQQLVHLGVKNFILVDHDSIEESNLNRLVGGTAEDVRAERNKVDILARVIRSVNEDADVSVQSQKWQNAANLLRECDCIFGCVDSLDERRQLENFARRFMIPYIDIGIDVSNTDGRTYITGQVAKSIPSKPCLWCLNILNEQNVNKEVQEYGAAGGQPQVVWANGIVASAAVGMFVELFTPWNPDQNQVLCLDYDGNKHTLEVSNRMLFPSVQEGICEHYPKELVGDPFFKINKIVNHG